The segment AAAGATTAGCTGAAATGCAGAAAAATTTTTCTGAACAGGATCAATTAAATGATAATACAAATAATGAACCTGAAAAACCAAAACCAACACTACGTGATTATGTAGTGAATAGTTTAGGTCATAGAGGAATGGAAGTATTACAAAATGCAGAATATCAATTTCCAAACGAATCAAAAATTATTATAGAAAAATTAGGAGAATTGATTTCCACAGGTGATATTAATGAAACATTAGATGGAGGAAAACTATTGGTTTTATTCAGATCTGTTGGAATTAGTATCAGAATGGAAAATAAAATCAATGTTGAGAAAGATGGAAAATTCATTTC is part of the Candidatus Nitrosopelagicus brevis genome and harbors:
- a CDS encoding DNA-binding protein, with the translated sequence MSEEDKELEMLKAKRLAEMQKNFSEQDQLNDNTNNEPEKPKPTLRDYVVNSLGHRGMEVLQNAEYQFPNESKIIIEKLGELISTGDINETLDGGKLLVLFRSVGISIRMENKINVEKDGKFISITDKFKKTTNDDEL